In the genome of Rhinolophus ferrumequinum isolate MPI-CBG mRhiFer1 chromosome 24, mRhiFer1_v1.p, whole genome shotgun sequence, one region contains:
- the GNPDA1 gene encoding glucosamine-6-phosphate isomerase 1, translating into MKLIILDHYSQASEWAAKYIRNRIIQFNPGPDKYFTLGLPTGSTPLGCYKKLIEYYKNGDLSFKYVKTFNMDEYVGLPRDHPESYHSFMWNNFFKHIDIHPENTHILDGNAADLQAECDTFEEKIKAAGGIELFVGGIGPDGHIAFNEPGSSLVSRTRVKTLAMDTILANARFFDGDLAKVPTMALTVGVGTVMDAREVMILITGAHKAFALYKAIEEGVNHMWTVSAFQQHPRTVFVCDEDATLELKVKTVKYFKGLMLVHNKLVDPLYSIKEKETERSQSSKKPYSD; encoded by the exons ATGAAGCTCATCATCCTGGACCACTATTCTCAGGCCAGCGAGTGGGCTGCCAAATACATCAGGAACCGTATCATCCAGTTTAACCCAGGACCAGACAAGTACTTCACCCTGGGGCTCCCCACTG GGAGCACCCCACTTGGCTGCTACAAGAAGCTGATTGAGTACTACAAGAATGGAGACCTGTCCTTCAAATATGTGAAGACCTTCAACATGGATGAGTACGTGG GCCTTCCTCGAGACCACCCAGAGAGTTACCACTCCTTCATGTGGAACAACTTCTTCAAGCACATTGACATCCATCCAGAAAACACCCACATTCTGGATGGGAATGCAGCTGACCTGCAGGCTGAGTGTGACACCTTTGAAGAGAAGATCAAGGCTGCTGGCGGGATTGAACTGTTTGTTGGAG GCATCGGCCCCGACGGACACATTGCCTTCAATGAGCCAGGCTCCAGTCTGGTGTCCCGGACCCGTGTGAAGACGCTGGCCATGGACACCATCCTGGCCAACGCGAGGTTCTTTGATGGAGATCTCGCCAAGGTGCCCACCATGGCGCTGACGGTGGGCGTGGGCACCGTCATGGATGCGAGAGAG GTGATGATCCTTATCACAGGTGCTCACAAGGCGTTCGCTCTATACAAGGCCATCGAGGAGGGCGTGAACCACATGTGGACAGTGTCTGCCTTCCAGCAGCATCCCCGCACGGTGTTCGTGTGTGACGAGGATGCCACCCTAGAGCTGAAAGTGAAGACCGTCAAGTATTTCAAAG gtTTAATGCTCGTTCATAACAAGTTGGTGGACCCCTTGTACAgtatcaaagagaaagaaacagagagaagccAGTCTTCTAAGAAGCCATACAGTGATTAG